The proteins below come from a single Felis catus isolate Fca126 chromosome A1, F.catus_Fca126_mat1.0, whole genome shotgun sequence genomic window:
- the EFCAB9 gene encoding EF-hand calcium-binding domain-containing protein 9 isoform X2 → MKLKQGSFLWYLYLDKLYCLLSVRNVRVLVEYFHLLDVHHNNTLNDVLFYHFLHNVTNWKRRQIMIVFNMLDWNATGEIGFDQFYMLVCILLAQQNHLEEQFMFRHSRPVFELLDLEGELRIGADNFHMYNFLFNIKKQELKELYHDFDVTGDRRLNYKEFKLFTIFTMDKYQERQKAEKENEKKRKKEKKALLKKKTQHQVNVSSKQSSFTNRSESRM, encoded by the exons ATGAAACTGAAGCAGGGCTCGTTTCTGTGGTACCTCTATCTGGACAAGCTATACTGCCTGTTATCCGTGAGGAACGTGAGGGTCTTGGTGGAGTACTTTCACCTTCTCGACGTGCACCACAACAACACCTTGAACG ATGTGCTGTTTTACCACTTCCTTCATAATGTGACTAACTGGAAACGGAGGCAGATCATGATTGTGTTTAACATGCTGGACTGGAATGCTACGGGCGAGATTGGTTTTGACCAGTTCTACATGTTGGTCTGCATACTGCTGGCACAACAG AATCACTTAGAAGAGCAGTTTATGTTCCGCCACTCCCGGCCTGTTTTTGAGCTGCTTGACCTGGAGGGGGAGCTGAGAATTGGTGCAGACAACTTCCACATGTACAACTTTCTCTTCAATATTAAAAAACAGGAACTCAAAGAGCTCTACCACGACTTTGACGTCACAGGTGACCGT CGTCTTAATTACAAGGAATTTAAGCTGTTTACTATCTTCACCATGGACAAATACcaggagaggcagaaagcagagaaagagaacgagaaaaagagaaagaaagagaaaaaggctcTGCTCAAAAAGAAAACGCAGCATCAGGTTAACGTGAGCTCCAAACAGTCTTCTTTTACAAATAGATCTGAAAGTAGAATGTAA